One Candidatus Delongbacteria bacterium DNA segment encodes these proteins:
- a CDS encoding TonB-dependent receptor yields MSASSDVCGGRRLPPPARPGWTLLLALGLWRAGVAAGPEHACAVLQGVVVDQAGGAPLALSHVQIRELRLGTVSGPAGEFLLHGVPAGTWTLDCTQLGYEPWQRRLLLPASDTLRVEVRLRPRTLALEELTVTEGAGRLPAGRRPVLEVRQAELQQKLGLTLAGTLQGETGVEQRSMGPGPARPVLRGLSGDRLLIQEDGAGMGDLSAGSADHAVALDPINSERVTLLRGAQALLASSAAVGGVIDVERGLIPRSGLSRVEGGATLTGESGSGAWGGAASLSTPGLGLDWRADGSWRRAGDQRTPGGRLGNSTLAMGAGGLGASAALGHWLAGLGAATFRNEYGIPGGFAGAHPRGVDIELERHGLQASLAWTPDRAEDPDHGLRGLTLHSQSTQYRHVELESSGAVGMSFDQLSQESRLDLRLGHHGPFQEGWLRVQQSWRRLRTGGLTHTPSTVEEGLGLATLQQIQAGALQLEGALRGDWRRIRPVVERRNIVVGHIRSRAFAGASGALTASWAPADAAGGARSRWTPGLSLILGWRPPTVNELFSGGPHLAAYSYEIGNPELGPERSRALEGFLQLDGPGRRGRLAVFATDFQGFLFPSYTGRFSPRRADLYEYRTLGRDARFLGVEAELEREAGHWTVEASGAWLRGSLRGGGPLPAIPPLKGRLRLARRLGAWEAETRLEAAGAQARVYRAEDPGAVPESATAGWARLDLGLTWQGGARRSRHQLSLQLLNALDQEYRDHLNRVRVVLPEAGRNLKVVWKVWV; encoded by the coding sequence ATGAGCGCTTCGAGCGATGTGTGCGGCGGCAGGAGACTGCCGCCGCCCGCGCGACCCGGGTGGACGCTGCTGCTGGCCCTCGGCCTGTGGCGAGCCGGCGTGGCGGCCGGGCCGGAACACGCCTGCGCCGTGTTGCAGGGAGTGGTGGTGGATCAGGCCGGCGGCGCGCCGTTGGCTCTCAGCCACGTGCAGATCCGCGAACTGCGGCTGGGCACGGTGAGCGGTCCGGCGGGCGAGTTCCTCCTGCACGGGGTCCCCGCCGGAACCTGGACCCTGGACTGCACCCAGTTGGGCTACGAGCCCTGGCAGCGACGCCTGCTGCTGCCCGCCTCCGACACGCTGCGGGTGGAGGTTCGGCTGCGTCCGCGGACCCTGGCGCTGGAGGAACTCACCGTGACCGAGGGCGCGGGCCGGCTGCCGGCAGGCCGCCGGCCGGTGCTGGAGGTGCGGCAGGCCGAACTGCAGCAGAAGCTCGGGCTCACCCTGGCCGGCACCCTGCAGGGCGAGACGGGCGTCGAGCAGCGCAGCATGGGCCCGGGACCCGCCCGGCCCGTCCTGCGCGGACTGTCCGGCGACCGGCTGCTGATCCAGGAGGACGGCGCCGGCATGGGGGATCTCTCGGCGGGCTCGGCGGATCACGCCGTGGCCCTGGATCCCATCAACTCGGAACGGGTCACGCTGCTGCGCGGGGCCCAGGCCCTGCTGGCCAGTTCCGCCGCGGTGGGCGGCGTGATCGACGTGGAGCGCGGGCTGATCCCGCGCAGCGGGCTGAGCCGGGTGGAGGGTGGCGCCACCCTCACCGGCGAGAGCGGCTCCGGCGCCTGGGGCGGCGCGGCCTCCTTGTCGACGCCTGGACTGGGCCTGGACTGGCGCGCGGACGGCTCCTGGCGGCGGGCCGGCGACCAGCGCACGCCGGGCGGGCGGCTGGGGAACTCCACCCTGGCCATGGGAGCCGGCGGGCTGGGCGCGTCCGCGGCGCTGGGGCACTGGCTGGCCGGCTTGGGCGCGGCCACATTTCGCAACGAATACGGGATCCCCGGCGGCTTTGCCGGCGCCCATCCCCGGGGCGTGGACATCGAGCTGGAGCGCCACGGGCTGCAGGCTTCCCTGGCCTGGACGCCGGATCGGGCGGAGGATCCCGACCACGGCCTGCGCGGCCTGACCCTGCACAGTCAAAGCACCCAGTACCGGCACGTGGAGCTGGAGAGCAGCGGCGCTGTGGGCATGTCCTTCGACCAGCTCTCCCAGGAGAGCCGGCTGGACCTGCGGCTGGGCCATCACGGACCTTTCCAGGAAGGCTGGCTGCGCGTCCAGCAGTCCTGGCGGCGGCTGCGCACCGGTGGCCTGACCCACACGCCCTCCACCGTGGAGGAGGGGCTGGGGCTGGCCACGCTGCAGCAGATCCAGGCCGGCGCCCTGCAGCTGGAGGGCGCCCTGCGCGGCGACTGGCGCCGGATCCGTCCCGTGGTGGAGCGGCGGAACATCGTGGTGGGGCACATCCGCAGCCGCGCGTTCGCCGGGGCCAGCGGCGCGTTGACGGCCAGCTGGGCGCCGGCGGACGCTGCCGGCGGGGCGCGCTCCCGCTGGACGCCGGGCCTCAGCCTGATCCTGGGCTGGCGGCCGCCCACGGTGAACGAGCTCTTCTCCGGCGGCCCACACCTGGCGGCCTATTCCTACGAAATCGGCAACCCGGAGCTGGGTCCCGAACGCTCGCGCGCGCTGGAGGGCTTTCTGCAGCTGGACGGCCCGGGCCGGCGCGGCCGGTTGGCGGTCTTTGCCACGGACTTCCAGGGCTTCCTCTTCCCCTCCTACACCGGACGCTTCAGTCCGCGGCGGGCGGATCTCTACGAGTACCGCACGCTGGGGCGCGACGCGCGCTTTCTGGGCGTGGAGGCGGAGTTGGAGCGCGAGGCCGGCCACTGGACCGTGGAGGCGAGCGGCGCCTGGCTGCGCGGGAGCCTGCGCGGGGGCGGTCCGCTGCCGGCCATCCCGCCGCTCAAGGGGCGGCTGCGGCTGGCCCGGCGGCTGGGGGCCTGGGAGGCGGAGACCCGGCTGGAGGCCGCGGGGGCGCAGGCGCGTGTGTACCGGGCGGAGGATCCGGGCGCCGTGCCCGAGAGCGCCACGGCGGGCTGGGCGCGGCTGGACCTGGGACTGACCTGGCAGGGCGGGGCCCGGCGCTCGCGGCACCAACTGAGCCTGCAGCTGCTGAACGCGCTGGATCAGGAATACCGCGATCACTTGAACCGCGTGCGCGTGGTGCTGCCGGAGGCGGGGCGCAATCTGAAGGTGGTCTGGAAGGTCTGGGTCTGA
- a CDS encoding sigma-70 family RNA polymerase sigma factor → MRQRQMAPGSNTPAFEELLEAHEAMVWTLCLRMTGSREWAQDAHQECFIRVWRHLDAFRGEAKPSTWIWRIAVRCCRELLARERRLPLEEAEDALDLLGDPTPGADRQLERSDSARFLLTFLKPRERALVHLFYTQELSCEEIAEVLEMKPGAVRVALHRAREAMRSGWERAHGEGEAANRGARLTLAQETTP, encoded by the coding sequence ATGAGGCAGCGACAGATGGCCCCAGGCAGCAACACACCGGCCTTTGAAGAGCTTCTGGAAGCCCACGAGGCCATGGTCTGGACGCTCTGCCTGCGCATGACCGGCAGCCGCGAGTGGGCCCAGGACGCCCATCAGGAGTGCTTCATCCGCGTCTGGCGCCACCTGGACGCCTTCCGGGGCGAGGCCAAGCCCTCCACCTGGATCTGGCGCATCGCCGTGCGCTGCTGTCGCGAGCTGCTGGCCCGGGAGCGGCGCCTGCCGTTGGAAGAAGCCGAGGATGCGCTGGACCTGCTGGGCGACCCGACGCCCGGCGCCGACCGCCAGTTGGAGCGCAGCGACTCCGCCCGCTTCCTGCTGACCTTTCTCAAGCCGCGGGAACGGGCCCTGGTCCATCTGTTCTACACGCAGGAACTCAGCTGCGAGGAGATCGCGGAGGTGCTGGAGATGAAGCCCGGCGCCGTGCGCGTGGCCCTGCATCGGGCGCGGGAGGCCATGCGCAGCGGCTGGGAACGGGCCCATGGAGAGGGCGAGGCCGCCAACCGTGGCGCGCGCCTGACCTTGGCACAGGAGACGACCCCATGA
- a CDS encoding alpha-amylase family glycosyl hydrolase, translating into MSRWLLCLLPLSLTLAQDPPAPEWAGQAVWYQIFVERFWNGDSSNDPVSRDAQGAWPHQKPPQWQVTPWDWDWYQPDPWVRPEDGDFYTWVHHRRYGGDLQGVLERLDELQELGVTALYLNPVNDAPSLHKYDARNWHHVDRCFGPDPGGDEALIALENPADPASWQWTAADKLLLSLVKEAHGRGMRVILDFSWNHTGTEFWAFQDLRARGKESPFKDWYQVKSWDNPRTAADEFEWEGWAGIRELPAVRQTGEPAGKRGGLCRDCDLDAGVKAHVFAVTRRWLDPNGDGDPSDGVDGYRLDVAEQVPLGFWLQYRAEVKRVNPAALLVGEIWWERWPLDMMDPRPWLEAFDSVMHYQWYMPVRSFFAETTPWLTASGLAAQLDSLYLGMADDRRLALMNLCASHDTPRLATCVANRGRYKFQVNPRENSATRLGPPAADDVAVIRLIRVLQYTWPGAPHIWNGDEYLMWGADDPDNRKPVVRPGFPNQPESARPFGDGRQSGRVAPVPVTPDLEHRDFLAQLARIRQSEPELFSHGGLRWVVTDDERGLLGYERALGDRRALVLFNRGGQPASLSLELAGTWRELLQGDAEERRAEGATLFHLPPRAAQIWLLEP; encoded by the coding sequence ATGTCGCGCTGGCTGCTCTGCCTGCTGCCCCTCTCGCTGACTCTCGCCCAGGACCCGCCCGCGCCCGAGTGGGCCGGCCAGGCTGTCTGGTACCAGATCTTCGTGGAGCGCTTCTGGAACGGGGATTCCTCCAACGACCCTGTCTCACGGGACGCCCAGGGCGCCTGGCCGCATCAGAAGCCGCCCCAGTGGCAGGTCACGCCCTGGGACTGGGACTGGTACCAGCCGGATCCCTGGGTGCGGCCGGAGGACGGCGACTTCTACACCTGGGTGCATCACCGGCGCTACGGCGGCGACCTCCAGGGCGTGCTGGAGCGGCTGGACGAGCTGCAGGAGCTGGGTGTGACGGCCCTCTACCTCAACCCCGTCAACGACGCCCCCAGCCTGCACAAGTACGACGCCCGCAACTGGCACCACGTGGACCGCTGCTTCGGGCCGGATCCGGGCGGCGACGAGGCGCTGATCGCGCTGGAGAATCCGGCGGATCCCGCCAGCTGGCAGTGGACGGCAGCGGACAAGCTGCTCCTCTCCCTGGTGAAGGAAGCCCACGGGCGCGGCATGAGAGTCATCCTGGACTTCTCGTGGAACCACACGGGCACCGAGTTCTGGGCCTTCCAGGATCTGCGGGCCCGCGGGAAGGAGTCGCCGTTCAAGGACTGGTACCAGGTGAAGAGCTGGGACAATCCGCGCACGGCGGCCGACGAGTTCGAGTGGGAGGGCTGGGCGGGCATCCGCGAGTTGCCGGCCGTGCGCCAGACGGGCGAGCCGGCGGGGAAGCGCGGCGGCCTCTGCCGGGACTGCGACCTGGACGCGGGCGTCAAGGCCCACGTCTTCGCCGTGACCCGGCGCTGGCTGGACCCCAATGGCGACGGCGATCCCTCCGACGGCGTGGACGGCTATCGCCTGGACGTGGCCGAGCAGGTTCCGCTGGGCTTCTGGCTGCAGTACCGCGCTGAGGTCAAGCGCGTCAATCCCGCCGCCCTGCTGGTGGGCGAGATCTGGTGGGAGCGCTGGCCGCTGGACATGATGGATCCGCGGCCCTGGCTCGAGGCCTTCGACAGCGTGATGCACTACCAGTGGTACATGCCCGTGCGCAGCTTCTTCGCCGAGACCACGCCCTGGCTGACGGCCAGCGGCCTGGCCGCGCAGCTGGACTCCCTCTACCTGGGCATGGCCGACGACCGGCGCCTGGCGTTGATGAACCTCTGCGCCAGCCACGACACGCCGCGCCTGGCCACCTGCGTGGCCAACCGTGGCCGCTACAAGTTCCAGGTCAACCCGCGGGAGAATTCCGCCACCCGGCTGGGACCGCCCGCCGCGGACGACGTGGCGGTGATCCGGCTGATCCGCGTGCTCCAGTACACGTGGCCCGGCGCGCCGCACATCTGGAACGGCGACGAGTACCTGATGTGGGGCGCCGACGACCCGGACAACCGCAAGCCCGTCGTGCGGCCGGGATTCCCCAACCAGCCCGAATCGGCCCGGCCCTTCGGCGACGGCCGCCAGAGCGGGCGGGTGGCGCCGGTGCCGGTCACGCCCGATCTGGAGCACCGCGACTTCCTGGCACAGCTGGCGCGGATCCGCCAGTCGGAGCCCGAGCTGTTTTCCCACGGCGGGCTGCGCTGGGTGGTGACGGACGACGAGCGCGGCCTGCTGGGCTACGAGCGCGCGCTCGGAGACCGCCGGGCCCTGGTGCTGTTCAATCGCGGCGGGCAACCGGCGTCGCTCAGCCTGGAGCTGGCTGGGACCTGGCGCGAGCTGCTGCAGGGCGACGCCGAGGAGCGCCGGGCCGAGGGCGCCACGCTGTTCCACCTGCCGCCCCGGGCGGCCCAGATCTGGCTGCTGGAGCCCTGA
- a CDS encoding RNA polymerase sigma factor — METPNQGRRAEAAGRPPDGDWTLLRRARAGDAAAWEELWRRQQDRLFRVALAVSRDPETARDVTHTVLLRVVSAAAPPREDSLTAYLTTAAWREAQRQSGHRRRLEPLESLADTPAGGAPDDEDGERRVHALAALEQLPAPQRDTLALRLVGGLSYDEVAHVLGIPVGTVRSRLHAGIRACRATLQRKGQL; from the coding sequence GTGGAGACGCCCAACCAGGGTCGAAGGGCAGAGGCGGCGGGAAGACCGCCGGACGGGGACTGGACCCTGCTGCGCCGGGCGCGCGCCGGGGACGCGGCGGCCTGGGAGGAACTCTGGCGGCGCCAGCAGGACCGGCTGTTCCGGGTGGCGCTGGCCGTCAGCCGGGACCCTGAGACGGCCCGCGACGTGACGCACACGGTCCTGCTGCGCGTGGTCAGCGCGGCGGCCCCCCCGCGCGAAGACTCGCTGACGGCCTATCTGACGACGGCGGCCTGGCGCGAAGCCCAGCGGCAGAGCGGGCACCGCCGGCGACTCGAGCCGCTGGAGAGCTTGGCGGACACCCCGGCAGGCGGCGCGCCGGACGATGAGGACGGGGAGCGGCGGGTCCACGCCCTGGCGGCGCTGGAGCAGCTGCCCGCCCCCCAGCGCGACACCCTGGCCCTGCGGCTGGTGGGCGGCCTGAGCTACGACGAGGTGGCCCACGTGCTGGGCATACCCGTGGGCACGGTGCGCTCGCGCCTGCACGCCGGGATCCGGGCCTGTCGCGCGACACTGCAGCGGAAAGGACAATTGTGA
- a CDS encoding Mur ligase domain-containing protein, producing MQQQDSRKPTQQKTEALTGRGAVWIIGIAGVAMGGLAICLRRMGYQVGGSDQGVYPPMSDMLAEAGVRWEDGFTRDHVAAWLQLHPESRVVVGNAIPRGNPELEEALARGCRLTSLPEVLREDFLPGRLSVVVSGTHGKTTTTNLAAWLLERLELRPGWLVGGKPGGLAESLRPADPGRPMVLEGDEYDTVFYDKRSKFFHYWPQILVINHVEFDHADIFEDLAPILTAFRRLVNQVPENGLVLLNAEADEPCAVAARGLAPLVGFGAAEDCAYRLLDEVPVPGGSRFRFRLPPAGWLRALERTGEPAAALEALVAARHPGRGAAHLSEAELAALGRSRLLRPEQGVEVEVEAALSGAYNGRNILAALAIVDACGGDRARALELLREFSGPARRMDGFSCADGLLLYDDFGHHPTAVREALAALRRRHPERRITAIVEPRSNTSVRNVLQEAWIQSLGQADAVLMGALHRPWKYDPAELFDFAAAARRLAERGVPFQQLDDPPRIAAFLEELLAGRCPARGWEQVATWAPSDHLWVIFSNGSFGGLRQQLLERWQGVPLA from the coding sequence ATGCAACAACAGGATTCCCGGAAGCCCACCCAGCAGAAGACCGAAGCGCTCACCGGGCGCGGCGCGGTCTGGATCATCGGCATCGCCGGAGTGGCCATGGGCGGGCTGGCGATCTGCCTGCGCCGGATGGGGTACCAGGTGGGCGGCTCGGACCAGGGCGTCTATCCTCCCATGTCGGACATGCTGGCCGAGGCCGGCGTGCGCTGGGAGGACGGGTTCACGCGCGACCACGTCGCCGCCTGGCTCCAGCTTCATCCGGAATCCCGGGTGGTGGTGGGCAACGCCATCCCGCGCGGCAATCCCGAACTGGAGGAGGCGCTGGCCCGGGGATGCCGGCTCACTTCCCTGCCCGAGGTGCTGCGGGAGGACTTCCTGCCCGGCCGCCTGAGCGTGGTGGTGTCCGGCACCCACGGCAAGACCACCACCACCAACCTGGCGGCCTGGCTGCTGGAGCGGCTGGAACTGCGGCCGGGCTGGCTCGTGGGCGGCAAACCCGGCGGGCTGGCAGAGAGCCTGCGCCCGGCGGATCCCGGCCGGCCCATGGTGCTGGAGGGCGACGAGTACGACACGGTCTTCTACGACAAGCGCAGCAAGTTCTTCCACTACTGGCCGCAGATCCTGGTGATCAACCACGTGGAATTCGATCACGCGGATATCTTCGAGGACCTGGCGCCGATCCTCACCGCCTTCCGCCGGCTGGTCAACCAGGTGCCCGAGAACGGTCTGGTGCTGCTGAACGCCGAGGCCGACGAACCCTGTGCCGTGGCGGCGCGGGGCTTGGCTCCCCTGGTCGGCTTCGGTGCCGCAGAAGACTGCGCCTACCGCCTCTTGGACGAAGTGCCCGTGCCCGGCGGCAGCCGCTTCCGCTTCCGACTGCCCCCGGCGGGTTGGCTGCGCGCGCTGGAGCGGACCGGCGAGCCCGCCGCCGCGCTGGAGGCCCTGGTGGCCGCCCGTCACCCCGGCCGCGGGGCCGCCCACCTGAGCGAGGCGGAACTGGCCGCGCTGGGCCGGTCCCGGCTGCTGCGACCGGAGCAGGGTGTCGAGGTGGAGGTGGAGGCGGCGCTGAGCGGCGCCTACAACGGGCGCAACATCCTGGCGGCCCTGGCCATCGTGGACGCCTGCGGGGGCGATCGTGCCCGGGCTCTGGAGCTGCTGCGGGAATTCTCCGGCCCCGCCCGGCGCATGGACGGCTTCAGCTGCGCCGACGGCCTGCTGCTCTACGACGACTTCGGCCACCACCCCACCGCCGTGCGCGAGGCCCTGGCCGCCCTGCGCCGCCGCCACCCGGAGCGCCGGATCACGGCCATCGTGGAGCCGCGCTCCAACACCAGCGTGCGCAACGTGCTGCAGGAAGCCTGGATCCAGAGCCTGGGCCAGGCCGACGCGGTGCTGATGGGCGCCCTGCACCGGCCCTGGAAGTACGATCCGGCGGAGCTGTTCGACTTCGCCGCGGCCGCGCGGCGGCTGGCGGAGCGCGGCGTGCCCTTCCAGCAGCTGGACGATCCGCCGCGCATCGCGGCATTCCTGGAAGAGCTGCTGGCGGGGCGTTGTCCGGCAAGGGGCTGGGAGCAGGTGGCGACCTGGGCGCCCTCGGACCACCTCTGGGTGATCTTCAGCAACGGCTCGTTCGGCGGCCTGCGTCAGCAGCTGCTGGAGCGTTGGCAGGGCGTTCCGCTCGCTTGA
- a CDS encoding response regulator, translating into MSTSRNILIVDDNADQCDVLANLVAEIGHKAYTATDGQMALQMFQDRKIDLIITDIKMPRMDGMTLLERVRQRDPNVRVIVITGFPSSETILRTIENDGYTYLVKPVKLKSMANLIEKAFSDPMEG; encoded by the coding sequence GTGAGTACCAGCCGCAATATCCTGATCGTGGACGACAACGCCGACCAGTGCGACGTGTTGGCCAACCTGGTGGCCGAAATCGGTCACAAGGCCTATACCGCCACCGATGGCCAGATGGCCCTGCAGATGTTCCAGGACCGCAAGATCGACCTGATCATCACCGACATCAAAATGCCCCGGATGGACGGCATGACCCTGCTGGAGCGCGTCCGCCAGCGGGACCCCAACGTGCGCGTCATCGTGATCACCGGGTTCCCCTCCTCCGAGACCATTCTGCGCACCATCGAGAACGACGGGTACACGTACCTCGTCAAGCCAGTCAAGCTGAAGTCCATGGCCAATCTGATCGAAAAGGCCTTCAGCGACCCCATGGAGGGCTGA
- a CDS encoding polyprenyl synthetase family protein, which yields MAIPFLELRDRIDRHIEAVVDSCPYPASLYDPIRYVMRIGGKRVRPLLLVLSARSLGAADEDVLELAVAVELLHTFTLVHDDIMDRDDMRRGHPTIHARWDEGTAILAGDALIGLAYRCLSVQDGPRMGEMIRTFTDAVVEVCEGQALDKEFEGRGDIGLQEYEEMIARKTGRLISMSARLGALAANGSPAQVDALEEFGACLGKAFQIQDDLLDYFSSTQELGKAVGSDLAMHKATYATLKGRALLEGDAAARLRILLQDGRPESVAEIRGLLERGGVPEAGRRDVEELAQRGRAALAAVLPAERTTELGAFSDWILRRTF from the coding sequence GTGGCGATCCCCTTCCTCGAACTGCGTGACCGCATCGACCGCCACATCGAGGCGGTGGTGGATTCCTGCCCCTATCCGGCCTCCCTCTACGATCCCATCCGCTACGTCATGCGCATCGGCGGCAAGCGCGTCCGGCCCCTGCTGCTCGTCCTCTCCGCCCGCAGCCTGGGAGCCGCGGACGAGGACGTGCTGGAGCTGGCCGTGGCCGTGGAGCTGCTGCACACCTTCACTCTGGTGCACGACGACATCATGGACCGCGACGACATGCGGCGCGGCCACCCCACCATCCACGCCCGCTGGGACGAGGGCACGGCCATCCTGGCCGGCGACGCCCTGATCGGGCTGGCCTACCGCTGCCTGAGCGTCCAGGACGGACCGCGGATGGGCGAGATGATCCGCACCTTCACCGACGCGGTGGTGGAGGTCTGCGAGGGCCAGGCCCTGGACAAGGAATTCGAGGGCCGCGGCGACATCGGCCTGCAGGAATACGAGGAGATGATCGCCCGCAAGACCGGCCGGCTGATCAGCATGTCGGCCCGCTTGGGCGCCCTGGCGGCGAACGGCAGTCCAGCGCAGGTGGACGCGCTGGAGGAGTTCGGCGCCTGCCTGGGCAAGGCCTTCCAGATCCAGGACGACCTGCTGGACTACTTCAGCTCCACCCAGGAGCTGGGCAAGGCCGTGGGTTCGGACCTGGCCATGCACAAGGCCACCTACGCGACCCTCAAGGGCCGCGCGCTGCTGGAAGGGGACGCGGCCGCGCGCCTGCGGATCCTGCTGCAGGACGGCCGGCCCGAGAGCGTGGCGGAGATCCGCGGCCTGCTGGAGCGGGGCGGCGTCCCCGAAGCCGGCCGCCGGGACGTGGAGGAGCTGGCCCAGCGCGGACGCGCGGCGCTGGCCGCCGTGCTGCCCGCGGAGCGGACGACGGAGCTCGGGGCCTTTTCGGACTGGATCCTGCGCCGAACCTTCTAA
- a CDS encoding PTS sugar transporter subunit IIC codes for MPVALAILICTLVYLDSWPVGQFQLGRPVLLLPLLGWALGHPWVGLWLGLVLETLTLRSLPMGSALPPDPALAGLWALLGLDLGNPSLLDKLPTEAGVATALAVAVPLCWASPWLTEAQRRINGRWWRGRFEAAAQAGDDGLCGRLMGRVLLQTAGLAALVSGLALGLVQVGGSWLGNWGRTLPESGRLLELNLSWLLLAVAVGGLWRHTAGRRGNRALWSGALLGLVVATLWWLGRFA; via the coding sequence GTGCCCGTTGCCCTGGCCATCCTGATCTGCACCCTGGTCTATCTGGATTCCTGGCCCGTGGGCCAGTTCCAGCTGGGTCGTCCCGTGCTGCTGCTGCCCCTGCTGGGCTGGGCGCTGGGACATCCCTGGGTCGGGCTGTGGCTCGGGCTGGTGCTGGAGACCCTCACGCTGCGCAGCCTGCCCATGGGCAGCGCTTTGCCGCCGGATCCCGCGCTGGCCGGTCTCTGGGCCCTGCTGGGGCTGGATCTGGGCAATCCCTCGCTGCTGGACAAGCTGCCCACCGAGGCGGGCGTGGCCACGGCCCTGGCCGTCGCCGTGCCGCTCTGTTGGGCCAGCCCCTGGCTCACCGAGGCCCAGCGGCGGATCAACGGTCGCTGGTGGCGGGGCCGCTTCGAGGCCGCGGCGCAGGCCGGCGACGACGGGCTCTGCGGCCGGTTGATGGGGCGCGTGCTGCTGCAGACCGCGGGTCTGGCCGCGCTGGTCTCCGGGCTGGCGCTGGGGCTGGTCCAGGTCGGCGGATCCTGGCTGGGCAACTGGGGGCGGACGCTGCCGGAGAGCGGGCGCCTGCTGGAACTGAATCTCTCCTGGCTGCTGCTGGCCGTGGCCGTGGGCGGGCTCTGGCGTCACACGGCGGGGCGGCGGGGCAACCGCGCGCTCTGGAGCGGCGCGCTGCTGGGTCTGGTGGTCGCCACGCTTTGGTGGCTGGGGAGGTTCGCGTGA
- a CDS encoding PTS system mannose/fructose/sorbose family transporter subunit IID, which translates to MSARLPASLFWRSLLIQGAWNYQGMQHLGYLWALLPIVRRLPEDERRAALQRATEFYNAHPYLCGYLLGAASTLETEGQGPALSRLKRAGLTPLGVTGDRLFWAGLKPLSGVLGMLGFLVLVISPPVADDRHWLTAMGVAAAATVGYNVIHVHWRRKALRDGRRLGLGLAGALRELAHLPLLAATGVALGLISGLTLPLLAAMGAGGKPLGVLALLATAVLSWQLPARSWALPVLLAAVFLFQSL; encoded by the coding sequence GTGAGCGCGCGCCTGCCGGCTTCCTTGTTCTGGCGCTCCCTGCTGATCCAGGGCGCCTGGAACTATCAGGGCATGCAGCACCTGGGCTACCTGTGGGCCTTGTTGCCCATCGTGCGCCGGCTGCCGGAGGACGAGCGCCGCGCGGCCCTGCAGCGGGCCACCGAGTTCTACAACGCCCATCCTTACCTTTGCGGCTACCTGCTGGGAGCCGCCTCGACCCTGGAGACGGAGGGACAGGGTCCCGCCCTCTCGCGCCTCAAGCGGGCGGGGTTGACGCCGCTGGGCGTCACAGGAGACCGGCTGTTCTGGGCCGGGTTGAAGCCCCTGAGCGGCGTCCTGGGCATGTTGGGTTTCCTGGTCCTGGTGATTTCCCCGCCGGTCGCGGACGACCGGCACTGGCTGACGGCCATGGGAGTGGCCGCGGCCGCCACCGTCGGCTACAACGTGATCCACGTCCATTGGCGGCGCAAGGCCCTGCGAGACGGCCGGCGCCTGGGGTTGGGGCTGGCCGGCGCGCTGCGCGAGCTGGCGCACCTGCCGCTGCTGGCGGCGACGGGCGTGGCGCTGGGGCTGATCTCGGGCCTGACCCTGCCCCTGCTGGCGGCCATGGGGGCGGGCGGCAAGCCCCTGGGCGTCCTGGCCCTGCTGGCCACCGCCGTGCTGAGCTGGCAGCTGCCGGCCCGCAGTTGGGCCCTGCCCGTGCTGCTGGCCGCCGTGTTCCTGTTCCAATCACTGTGA
- a CDS encoding HPr family phosphocarrier protein, which translates to MTIALQVRNELGIHARPAQHIVKIASRHKAEFFIEKDGNRVNGKSIMGVLMLAAEQGSTVTLTADGEGAEELLREIQALFDALFYEQ; encoded by the coding sequence GTGACCATCGCCCTGCAAGTGCGCAACGAGCTGGGAATCCACGCCCGGCCAGCCCAGCACATCGTCAAGATCGCCTCGCGACACAAGGCCGAGTTCTTCATCGAGAAGGACGGCAACCGCGTCAACGGCAAATCCATCATGGGCGTGCTGATGCTGGCCGCCGAGCAGGGCTCCACCGTGACCCTCACTGCGGACGGCGAGGGCGCCGAGGAGTTGCTGCGCGAGATCCAGGCCCTGTTCGACGCCCTCTTCTACGAGCAATAG